The Methyloferula stellata AR4 genome includes a window with the following:
- the mctP gene encoding monocarboxylate uptake permease MctP, with translation MIDHLNWPATLVFIGFFGLVTVLGFFAARWKTADLNDLAEWGLGGRRFGPVISWFLIGGDLYTAYTIIAVPAVVYAIGSYGFFAIPYTVLIYPLLYLTFPRLWSVAHRKNYMTAADYVFGRYNHRGLELAVAITGLLATMPYIALQLVGMEKVIQALGFEGQGWLAHLPLTLAFVILALYTYTSGLRAPAMISFVKDIMIYIFVIAAIIVIPAKLGGYGAIFDAAGAILDAKASASGGKVAAGLLLSPQQMAPYATLAIGSAMALFMYPHAMTGLLCASSASTIRKNAIALPAYSVLLCFIALMGYMAHAAGIKVDNPQDAVPQLFLKMFPSWFAGFCFAAIAIGALVPAAVMSIGAANTFTRNVWKPFINPAIGPRQEATLAKLMSLVVKVGALAVILFMPTKFALDLQLLGGVWMIQIFPAVILGLFTRWFSGWSLFTGWAAGMILGTWLAWGPTAWVPVHKLFDTDIGVYNGLMALAANVTVATVLAALLPNTAPDETKAADYEDPPLGEITILT, from the coding sequence ATGATCGATCATCTCAACTGGCCAGCGACGCTCGTCTTCATCGGCTTTTTTGGACTCGTCACGGTGCTTGGTTTCTTCGCCGCGCGCTGGAAAACCGCAGACCTCAATGATCTCGCGGAATGGGGCCTCGGCGGACGCCGCTTCGGTCCGGTGATCTCCTGGTTTCTGATCGGCGGCGATCTTTACACCGCCTATACGATCATCGCGGTTCCGGCCGTGGTCTATGCGATCGGCTCCTATGGGTTCTTCGCCATACCCTATACGGTTTTGATCTACCCCCTCCTCTATCTGACCTTTCCACGCCTCTGGTCGGTCGCGCATCGCAAGAATTATATGACCGCGGCCGATTATGTGTTCGGGCGCTATAATCATCGCGGCCTGGAACTCGCGGTGGCCATCACCGGCCTTCTCGCCACCATGCCCTACATCGCGCTGCAGCTCGTCGGCATGGAGAAGGTGATCCAGGCGCTCGGCTTCGAGGGCCAGGGCTGGCTCGCACATCTGCCGCTGACGCTCGCCTTCGTTATTCTCGCACTTTACACCTATACGAGCGGGTTGCGCGCGCCGGCCATGATCTCCTTCGTGAAGGACATCATGATCTATATTTTCGTCATCGCCGCGATCATCGTCATCCCGGCAAAGCTCGGCGGCTATGGGGCGATCTTCGACGCAGCGGGCGCGATTCTCGACGCGAAGGCCTCGGCTTCCGGCGGCAAGGTCGCGGCCGGGCTCCTGCTCAGCCCTCAGCAGATGGCACCCTATGCGACGCTCGCCATAGGCTCGGCCATGGCGCTCTTCATGTATCCGCATGCCATGACCGGGCTCTTATGCGCGTCGAGCGCCTCGACGATCCGCAAGAATGCGATCGCTCTGCCCGCCTATTCGGTCCTGCTCTGCTTCATTGCGCTGATGGGCTACATGGCGCATGCGGCGGGCATCAAAGTCGATAATCCTCAAGACGCGGTCCCGCAGCTCTTCCTGAAAATGTTTCCGTCCTGGTTCGCTGGTTTCTGCTTCGCAGCAATCGCTATAGGCGCGCTTGTGCCGGCCGCCGTGATGTCGATCGGCGCGGCCAATACGTTCACGCGCAATGTCTGGAAACCTTTCATCAACCCGGCGATCGGCCCGCGTCAGGAAGCAACGCTCGCCAAACTGATGTCGCTCGTCGTCAAGGTCGGGGCTCTGGCCGTGATCTTGTTCATGCCGACAAAATTCGCACTCGATCTGCAATTGCTCGGCGGCGTCTGGATGATCCAGATTTTTCCGGCCGTGATTTTGGGGCTCTTCACGCGCTGGTTTTCCGGCTGGAGCCTGTTTACCGGCTGGGCGGCGGGCATGATCCTTGGCACATGGCTCGCCTGGGGACCGACGGCCTGGGTGCCGGTGCACAAGCTCTTCGACACGGATATCGGGGTCTATAACGGTCTGATGGCGCTTGCCGCCAATGTCACGGTCGCCACCGTTCTCGCAGCGCTTCTGCCGAACACGGCGCCGGACGAGACGAAGGCCGCCGACTACGAAGATCCGCCGCTGGGCGAGATCACGATCTTAACATAA
- a CDS encoding DUF3311 domain-containing protein, giving the protein MKFLLLLIPCLLAVLPIVYNLIEPRLFGFPFFYWFQILLIPASCLTIYIFHKQAGR; this is encoded by the coding sequence ATGAAATTTCTTCTCCTGCTCATCCCCTGTCTGCTCGCGGTGCTGCCGATCGTCTATAATCTGATCGAGCCGCGGCTTTTCGGCTTTCCGTTTTTCTACTGGTTTCAGATCCTGCTGATCCCGGCATCATGCCTCACCATTTACATCTTTCATAAGCAGGCCGGCCGATGA